Proteins encoded in a region of the Bacteroidales bacterium WCE2004 genome:
- a CDS encoding Membrane protein involved in the export of O-antigen and teichoic acid (manually curated): MPPAAGHLSENSRRLARNTLLLYFRMLLLMLIGLFTSRVVFRTLGIDDYGVYNAVGGVVTVFTFLTASVSAAISRFLAVGLGEGDPARLRRIFSTGVLIQLGFAALLVVLVETAGVWWLNNRMDIPAERMDAARWVLQCAMGVLVVNLLAVPYNAAIIAHERMSAFAVISIGEAVLKLTVALLLYFSSYDKLVTYAVLMLGVAVLVRAAYGFYCRRHFAESRGRLVWDGALVREMTAFAGWSFFGSSAYVFNTQGANQVVNVFFGVTLNAARGLVLQVENIIKQFVTNFLTALNPQITKSWAAGEKDYCFELVRKGVKYSWLVILFFAAPILGAGEQLLHLWLGPDKALPPHTVTFLYLTLACLLVDLGSNPLLTLVQATGRVRRYYLLTGLTSYLGLPLVWLAFKLGAGPEWAYLVFAVVYLVVAVERVALAHKLTGFPIRPFVTLVLFLVGVSCAVLEVPIILWAFPSRSLGLRLFGILFGWLVMALFIWAYLMTPGERAYVFRKIGKWLPDGGFLRTKYRLVFGRPLSVSGAFTFTEKIQWQKLHDRNPLYHTLVDKAAVKPYVAERIGAEHVVPTLGVWERPEQIDWEALPAQFVLKCTHDSGSTIICTDKASFDRQAACDKLAAALACDYWKRDREWAYKDVPRRIIAEEYLGAGLADYKIFCFGGKPGFLFVATDRDNPDEETKFDFFDTSWQHLDIRNGHPNAATPPAKPAHFEQMLALAEALAGKFPQVRIDFYETPDGRVLFGEYTFYHWSGFVPFDPELADTQLGQFFKIPYK; encoded by the coding sequence ATGCCTCCGGCTGCAGGACATCTTTCGGAGAACAGCAGAAGACTGGCGCGCAACACCCTTCTGCTGTACTTCCGCATGCTCCTGCTGATGCTGATCGGCCTGTTCACCTCGCGTGTGGTGTTCCGGACGCTGGGCATCGACGACTATGGCGTCTACAACGCCGTGGGCGGCGTGGTGACCGTGTTCACCTTCCTCACGGCCTCCGTGTCCGCGGCGATCAGCCGCTTCCTGGCCGTGGGCCTGGGCGAGGGCGATCCCGCCCGTCTGCGCCGCATCTTCTCGACGGGCGTGCTCATCCAGCTGGGCTTCGCCGCGCTGCTGGTCGTGCTCGTGGAGACGGCCGGCGTGTGGTGGCTCAACAACCGCATGGACATTCCCGCGGAGCGGATGGACGCCGCCCGCTGGGTGCTGCAGTGCGCCATGGGCGTGCTGGTGGTCAACCTGCTGGCCGTCCCCTACAACGCCGCCATCATCGCGCACGAGCGGATGTCGGCCTTCGCCGTGATCAGCATCGGCGAGGCGGTGCTCAAGTTGACCGTGGCGCTGCTCCTGTATTTCTCGTCCTACGACAAGCTGGTCACCTACGCCGTGCTGATGCTCGGCGTGGCCGTGCTCGTGCGCGCCGCCTACGGCTTCTACTGCCGCCGGCACTTCGCCGAGTCGCGCGGCCGGCTGGTCTGGGACGGCGCGCTGGTGCGCGAGATGACCGCCTTCGCCGGCTGGAGCTTCTTCGGCTCGAGCGCCTACGTGTTCAATACGCAGGGCGCCAACCAGGTCGTCAACGTCTTCTTCGGCGTCACGCTCAATGCCGCCCGGGGCCTTGTCCTGCAGGTCGAGAACATCATCAAGCAGTTCGTGACCAATTTCCTGACCGCGCTCAACCCGCAGATCACCAAGAGCTGGGCGGCGGGCGAGAAGGACTATTGCTTCGAGCTGGTGCGCAAGGGCGTCAAGTATTCCTGGCTCGTCATCCTGTTCTTCGCCGCGCCCATCCTGGGGGCGGGCGAGCAGCTGCTGCACCTCTGGCTGGGCCCCGACAAGGCCCTCCCGCCCCATACCGTCACTTTCCTGTACCTGACGCTGGCCTGCCTGCTGGTGGACCTGGGCAGCAATCCGCTGCTCACGCTCGTGCAGGCCACGGGACGCGTCCGTCGCTATTATCTGCTCACCGGCCTGACTTCCTACCTGGGCCTGCCGCTCGTCTGGCTGGCCTTCAAGCTGGGCGCCGGCCCGGAATGGGCTTATCTGGTCTTCGCCGTCGTCTATCTGGTCGTGGCCGTGGAGCGCGTCGCGCTGGCCCACAAGCTCACCGGATTCCCGATTCGGCCGTTCGTGACGCTGGTTCTTTTCCTGGTCGGGGTGAGCTGCGCCGTGCTGGAGGTCCCCATCATCCTGTGGGCCTTCCCGTCCCGGTCGCTGGGCCTGCGCCTGTTCGGCATCCTGTTCGGGTGGCTGGTGATGGCCTTGTTCATCTGGGCCTACCTGATGACGCCCGGGGAACGGGCGTACGTGTTCCGCAAGATCGGGAAGTGGCTGCCGGACGGCGGCTTCCTGCGGACGAAATACAGGCTCGTTTTCGGCCGGCCCCTGTCGGTGAGCGGGGCTTTCACCTTCACCGAGAAGATCCAGTGGCAGAAGCTGCATGACCGCAATCCGCTCTACCACACGCTGGTGGACAAAGCGGCCGTGAAGCCCTACGTGGCGGAGCGCATCGGCGCGGAGCACGTCGTGCCGACGCTCGGCGTGTGGGAGCGCCCGGAGCAGATCGACTGGGAGGCGCTGCCGGCGCAGTTCGTGCTGAAATGCACGCACGACAGCGGCAGCACCATCATCTGCACCGACAAGGCTTCGTTCGACCGGCAGGCCGCCTGCGACAAGCTCGCGGCGGCCCTGGCCTGCGACTACTGGAAGCGGGACCGCGAATGGGCCTACAAGGACGTCCCGCGCCGCATCATCGCGGAAGAATACCTGGGCGCCGGCCTCGCCGACTACAAGATCTTCTGCTTCGGCGGCAAGCCGGGCTTCCTCTTCGTCGCGACGGACCGCGACAATCCGGACGAGGAGACCAAATTCGATTTCTTCGACACTTCCTGGCAGCACCTGGACATCCGCAACGGGCATCCCAACGCGGCGACGCCGCCCGCGAAGCCCGCGCATTTCGAGCAGATGCTCGCCCTGGCGGAGGCCCTCGCGGGCAAGTTCCCGCAAGTGCGCATCGACTTCTACGAGACGCCGGACGGGCGCGTGCTCTTCGGCGAGTATACCTTCTACCACTGGAGCGGCTTCGTGCCGTTCGACCCCGAACTGGCGGACACCCAGCTGGGGCAATTCTTCAAAATCCCGTACAAATGA
- a CDS encoding Uncharacterized membrane protein, whose amino-acid sequence MKTIREYKRSARASLRGNWAPAVLAMLAFLFFILLLTVPTQLPLYIPFSFLLIECISTGISVFRTFLMSPLEVGASNAFRLLYENRDDRIPENLFRLAFSNYWHKVWGMFLMNLKLFLWMCLLIVPAIIMYFAYAMTPYILEEHPEISAWDASKRSQEMMRGHKFRLFLLVFSFIGWFLLSILTLGIGLLWLGPYMEASTVAFYDDLKAQQGEAAVTE is encoded by the coding sequence ATGAAGACAATCCGGGAATACAAACGGTCGGCGCGCGCAAGCCTGCGTGGCAACTGGGCGCCCGCCGTGCTCGCGATGCTGGCCTTTCTCTTCTTTATTCTGCTGTTGACCGTTCCTACGCAACTGCCGCTGTATATACCCTTCTCGTTTCTTCTGATCGAGTGCATCTCCACTGGCATCAGCGTGTTCAGGACATTTCTGATGAGCCCGCTGGAAGTCGGGGCCTCGAATGCTTTCCGGCTGTTGTATGAAAATCGCGACGACAGGATCCCGGAGAATTTGTTCCGGCTCGCTTTCTCAAACTATTGGCACAAGGTGTGGGGTATGTTCCTGATGAACCTCAAGCTCTTCCTCTGGATGTGTCTGCTCATCGTCCCGGCCATCATCATGTACTTTGCCTATGCGATGACGCCGTATATCCTCGAAGAGCATCCTGAGATCAGCGCCTGGGATGCCAGCAAGCGCAGCCAGGAGATGATGAGGGGGCACAAGTTCCGTCTGTTCTTGCTCGTGTTCAGCTTCATCGGCTGGTTCCTTCTCTCTATCCTGACCCTCGGTATCGGCCTGCTGTGGCTGGGTCCGTATATGGAGGCGTCTACAGTTGCTTTCTACGACGATCTCAAGGCGCAGCAGGGTGAAGCTGCGGTAACGGAATAA
- a CDS encoding 4-diphosphocytidyl-2-C-methyl-D-erythritol kinase: MVVYPNVKINLGLSVLRRRPDGYHDIETLFVPYFGMTDVLEIVPSDKLRFVPSDNVTWQDDLTLRAYSLLKSDFDLPPVEIRLEKRTAVGAGLGGGSADAAFTLMALTEMFQLGLEDWQLADYAACLGSDCPIFIYNRPMFGEGRGDRLSDYDLDLSGYEIRVEVPEGVRVSTSEAYSRVIPRERLALPPLREALRYPVEMWPDVLFNDFETSVFPIHPEVERLKARFYADGAVYASMSGSGSAVFGLFRK, encoded by the coding sequence ATGGTCGTCTATCCTAACGTCAAGATCAACCTGGGCCTGAGCGTGCTGCGCCGCCGTCCCGACGGGTACCACGACATCGAGACCCTGTTCGTCCCGTATTTCGGGATGACGGACGTCCTGGAGATCGTCCCGTCCGACAAGCTCCGTTTCGTGCCGTCGGACAACGTGACCTGGCAGGACGACCTCACGCTGCGCGCCTACTCGCTGCTCAAGTCCGACTTCGACCTGCCTCCGGTGGAGATCCGCCTGGAGAAGCGCACCGCCGTGGGCGCCGGCCTGGGCGGCGGCTCGGCCGACGCGGCGTTCACGCTGATGGCGCTGACCGAGATGTTCCAGCTCGGGCTGGAGGACTGGCAGCTGGCGGACTACGCCGCCTGCCTGGGCTCCGACTGCCCGATCTTCATCTACAACCGCCCGATGTTCGGCGAGGGCCGCGGCGACCGCCTGTCCGACTATGATCTCGACCTGTCCGGCTATGAGATCCGGGTCGAGGTGCCGGAAGGCGTGCGCGTGAGCACGAGCGAGGCCTATTCGCGCGTCATTCCGCGCGAGCGGCTCGCCCTGCCTCCGCTGCGCGAAGCGCTCCGCTATCCGGTGGAGATGTGGCCGGACGTGCTGTTCAACGATTTCGAGACGTCCGTCTTCCCGATCCACCCGGAGGTGGAGCGGCTCAAGGCGCGCTTCTACGCCGACGGCGCCGTCTACGCGTCGATGTCCGGTTCCGGCTCTGCCGTGTTCGGCCTGTTCCGCAAATAA
- a CDS encoding Fe-S cluster assembly ATP-binding protein, which produces MNNEILLDIRNLHASVDGKEILKGVDLTIRRGEVHAVMGPNGAGKSTLGAVLAGRPTFEVTEGSVLYEGRDLLALEPEERSWAGLFLSFQYPVEIPGVSITNFMKAAIAARRKAKGLPELTPAEYIKLLKEKMNLVKMKGEFARREVNVGFSGGEKKRCEIFQMAMLEPTLSILDETDSGLDVDALRIVAEGVNRLRTPETSAIVITHYQRLLEYIVPDVVHVLKDGRIVRTGGRELVDLIEQKGYEGIDG; this is translated from the coding sequence ATGAATAACGAAATATTACTGGATATCCGCAATCTCCACGCCTCCGTAGACGGCAAGGAGATCCTCAAGGGGGTGGACCTGACCATCCGCCGCGGCGAAGTGCACGCGGTGATGGGGCCCAACGGAGCCGGCAAGAGCACCCTGGGCGCCGTCCTCGCCGGCCGGCCGACCTTCGAGGTGACGGAGGGCAGCGTCTTGTACGAAGGCCGCGACCTGCTCGCCCTCGAGCCCGAGGAGCGTTCCTGGGCCGGCCTTTTCCTGAGCTTCCAGTATCCGGTGGAGATCCCCGGCGTGAGCATCACCAACTTCATGAAGGCCGCGATCGCGGCGCGCCGCAAGGCAAAAGGCCTGCCCGAGCTCACCCCGGCCGAATATATCAAGCTCCTCAAGGAGAAGATGAATCTCGTGAAGATGAAGGGCGAGTTCGCCCGCCGCGAAGTCAACGTCGGCTTCTCGGGTGGCGAGAAGAAGCGCTGCGAGATCTTCCAGATGGCGATGCTCGAGCCTACCCTCAGCATCCTCGACGAGACGGATTCCGGCCTCGACGTGGACGCGCTGCGGATCGTGGCCGAGGGCGTCAACCGCCTCCGCACGCCGGAGACGTCCGCCATCGTGATCACGCACTACCAGCGCCTGCTGGAATACATCGTCCCGGATGTCGTCCACGTGCTCAAGGACGGCCGCATCGTCCGCACGGGCGGCCGCGAGCTGGTGGACCTGATCGAACAGAAAGGCTACGAAGGCATCGATGGATAA
- a CDS encoding nicotinamide mononucleotide transporter, with protein sequence MTWVEIISAVLGLTCVFLAGRNSKTNFWVGYVYNVFLFILFWQQHLYSAMLLQPVSFAINAFGHWRWTHPREGERSQADARRLKVCHIRQEQWPGLIIAVCVFGAVWAMCLDWLPAKWPAVFQVDPSPWLDSYLLMFTLLAQFLSAQKCWECWVVWLVVNAANIVLYILSGLYLMPIVSALYLANAIWSLISWKKLYNKHE encoded by the coding sequence ATGACCTGGGTCGAGATCATATCGGCCGTGCTGGGCCTGACCTGCGTTTTCCTGGCAGGCCGAAACTCGAAGACCAACTTCTGGGTGGGATACGTGTACAACGTGTTCCTTTTCATCCTCTTCTGGCAGCAGCACCTCTACAGCGCGATGCTGCTCCAGCCGGTGTCCTTCGCCATCAACGCCTTTGGCCACTGGCGCTGGACGCATCCCCGGGAGGGCGAGCGCAGCCAGGCCGACGCCCGGCGTCTCAAGGTCTGCCACATCCGGCAGGAGCAGTGGCCGGGCCTCATCATCGCGGTCTGCGTGTTCGGCGCCGTCTGGGCGATGTGCCTGGACTGGCTGCCCGCCAAGTGGCCCGCGGTCTTCCAGGTGGATCCTTCCCCCTGGCTGGACTCCTACCTGCTGATGTTCACGCTGCTGGCCCAGTTCCTCAGCGCCCAGAAATGCTGGGAATGCTGGGTCGTCTGGCTGGTGGTCAACGCGGCGAACATCGTCCTTTACATCCTTTCGGGACTCTATCTGATGCCGATCGTCAGCGCCCTGTACCTGGCCAACGCCATCTGGTCCCTCATTTCCTGGAAAAAACTCTACAACAAGCATGAATAA
- a CDS encoding Fe-S cluster assembly protein SufB gives MEEIIKDFAAQEYKEGFVTDVAQEYIPKGLNEDIIRMISAKKGEPEWLLEFRLGAFRKWQKMKMPHWGHLKLPRIDFQDIIYWAAPKRDEDRPETIDPALMDTFDKLGIPLHEREVLAGVKPKGEVAVDAVFDSVSVTTTFRKTLAEKGIIFCSFSEAVREHPDLVRKYLATVVPVGDNYFAALNSAVFSDGSFCYVPKGVRCPMELSSYFRINAAGTGQFERTLIVADEGAQLSYMEGCTAPMRDENQLHAAVVEIIVEKDADVKYSTVQNWYPGDAQGRGGILNLVTKRGICKGSGSHLSWTQVETGSAVTWKYPSTILKGDYSSSEFYSVAMTNNWQQADTGTKMIHLGRGTRSRVVSKGISAGHSENSYRGLVQMGPAAEGARNYSQCDSLLIGSTCGAHTFPVIRSQNPHAIVEHEATTSKISEDQLFYCTQRGIAPEDAVALIVGGYAREVLSRLPMEFAVEAQKLLSVSLEGSVG, from the coding sequence ATGGAAGAAATAATCAAAGATTTTGCTGCGCAGGAGTACAAAGAGGGCTTCGTGACCGACGTCGCCCAGGAGTACATTCCCAAGGGGCTCAACGAAGACATCATCCGGATGATTTCCGCCAAGAAGGGGGAGCCGGAGTGGCTGCTCGAGTTCCGGCTGGGCGCGTTCCGCAAGTGGCAGAAGATGAAAATGCCGCACTGGGGCCACCTCAAGCTTCCGCGCATAGACTTCCAGGACATCATTTATTGGGCTGCACCCAAGCGGGACGAGGACCGGCCGGAGACGATCGACCCCGCCCTGATGGATACTTTCGATAAACTGGGCATTCCGCTCCACGAGCGGGAAGTCCTGGCGGGCGTCAAGCCCAAGGGCGAGGTGGCGGTGGACGCCGTCTTCGACTCCGTGAGCGTGACGACGACCTTCCGCAAGACCCTGGCCGAGAAGGGCATCATTTTCTGCTCCTTCTCCGAGGCCGTCCGCGAACACCCCGACCTGGTGCGCAAGTACCTCGCCACGGTGGTCCCCGTCGGGGACAACTATTTCGCGGCGCTCAACTCCGCCGTCTTCTCCGACGGCTCCTTCTGCTATGTCCCCAAGGGGGTCAGGTGCCCGATGGAGCTGTCCAGCTATTTCCGCATCAACGCGGCCGGCACCGGCCAGTTCGAGCGCACGCTCATCGTCGCCGACGAGGGCGCGCAGCTCAGCTACATGGAGGGCTGCACCGCCCCGATGCGCGACGAGAACCAGCTGCACGCCGCCGTGGTGGAGATCATCGTGGAGAAGGACGCGGACGTCAAATACAGTACCGTGCAGAACTGGTATCCCGGCGACGCGCAGGGACGCGGAGGCATCCTGAACCTCGTGACCAAGCGCGGTATCTGCAAGGGAAGCGGCTCGCATCTGTCCTGGACCCAGGTGGAGACGGGCTCCGCCGTCACCTGGAAATACCCGAGCACCATCCTGAAGGGAGACTACTCCTCTTCGGAATTCTACAGCGTGGCGATGACCAACAACTGGCAGCAGGCCGACACGGGCACCAAGATGATCCATCTGGGCCGCGGCACGCGCAGCCGGGTGGTCTCCAAGGGCATCTCCGCCGGCCACAGCGAGAACAGCTACCGCGGCCTCGTGCAGATGGGCCCGGCGGCCGAGGGCGCGCGCAACTACTCGCAGTGCGACTCCCTGCTGATCGGCAGCACCTGCGGCGCGCACACGTTCCCGGTGATCCGGAGCCAGAACCCGCACGCCATCGTGGAGCACGAAGCCACGACCTCCAAGATCAGCGAAGACCAGCTCTTCTACTGCACCCAGCGCGGCATCGCCCCCGAAGACGCCGTCGCGCTCATCGTGGGCGGCTACGCCCGCGAGGTCCTGTCGCGCCTGCCGATGGAGTTTGCCGTCGAGGCGCAGAAGCTCCTGTCCGTCTCACTTGAAGGTTCCGTCGGATGA
- a CDS encoding Na+/proline symporter: MSPAVLLLVIALYLGAVIGASWWISRRAQGSADFFRGGRKSPWWAVAVAMVSTSISGITFVSVPGMVAASQWGYLQMAVGFVAGYAVIAYVLLPLYYRLNLSSLYAWLEDRFGTWSHRAGAGFFLLSKVLLCGVRMYLTAIVLQLIVFAPLGIPFWVNVAATMLCVWLYTFRGGVRSLVWTDMVQTLALVTVVVLCLVQIGRAMGLDAGALYGSLRDSRMSRIWFFDDWRDTRFFWKQFFAGMFTTIAMTGLDQDMMQKNLSCKTLRASQRNMMCYGAAFIPVNLLFLALGVLLYQFAAARGISVAKPDDLFPTIACGADAAGAAYMPPVASLLFALGLTASAFSSSGSALTALTTTFTLDFLHADKRLDEAGLLRTRRRVHLGAAVVLGLVILGFGAIRDGSVIDAIYTVAGYTYGPLLGLFFFGILTRRRVRDGWVPFICLLSPVLCYILSAHSAEWLGGYRVGFELLLINAGLTWLGLWLSGVGLRRG; encoded by the coding sequence ATGTCTCCCGCTGTCCTGCTGCTCGTCATCGCCTTGTATCTGGGAGCCGTCATCGGCGCCAGCTGGTGGATTTCGCGGCGTGCGCAGGGCAGCGCGGATTTCTTCCGGGGCGGGCGCAAGTCGCCCTGGTGGGCCGTGGCGGTGGCCATGGTCAGCACGTCCATTTCCGGAATCACCTTCGTGTCCGTGCCGGGCATGGTGGCGGCCTCGCAGTGGGGCTACCTGCAGATGGCCGTGGGCTTCGTGGCGGGCTACGCCGTGATCGCCTACGTGCTGCTGCCGCTCTACTACCGCCTCAACCTGAGCAGCCTCTACGCGTGGCTCGAGGACCGTTTCGGGACGTGGAGCCACCGGGCGGGCGCCGGTTTCTTCCTGCTCTCAAAGGTCCTGCTCTGCGGGGTGCGGATGTACCTGACAGCCATCGTGCTGCAGCTCATCGTCTTCGCGCCGCTGGGCATCCCCTTCTGGGTCAACGTGGCCGCCACGATGCTGTGCGTGTGGCTCTATACTTTCCGCGGCGGGGTGCGCTCGCTGGTCTGGACCGACATGGTCCAGACGCTCGCGCTCGTGACCGTGGTGGTGCTCTGCCTGGTGCAGATCGGGCGGGCGATGGGACTGGACGCAGGCGCGCTGTACGGCAGCCTGCGGGACAGCAGGATGAGCCGTATCTGGTTCTTCGACGACTGGCGCGACACGCGCTTCTTCTGGAAGCAGTTCTTCGCCGGGATGTTCACCACCATAGCGATGACCGGGCTGGACCAGGACATGATGCAGAAAAACCTGTCCTGCAAGACTTTGCGCGCCAGCCAGCGCAACATGATGTGCTACGGCGCCGCCTTCATCCCGGTCAACCTGCTCTTCCTCGCGCTCGGCGTGCTGCTGTATCAGTTCGCCGCGGCGCGCGGCATTTCCGTGGCGAAGCCCGACGACCTCTTCCCCACCATCGCGTGCGGGGCGGACGCCGCCGGCGCCGCCTACATGCCGCCCGTCGCCTCCCTGCTGTTCGCCCTCGGCCTCACGGCCTCGGCCTTCAGCAGCTCCGGCTCCGCGCTCACCGCGCTCACGACCACGTTCACCCTGGACTTCCTGCACGCGGACAAGCGCCTGGACGAGGCGGGGCTGCTGCGCACCCGCCGCCGCGTCCATCTCGGCGCCGCCGTCGTGCTGGGCCTCGTGATCCTGGGCTTCGGCGCCATCCGCGACGGGAGCGTGATCGACGCCATCTACACCGTCGCCGGCTACACCTACGGGCCGCTGCTGGGCCTGTTCTTCTTCGGCATCCTGACCCGGCGCCGCGTGCGCGACGGCTGGGTCCCGTTCATCTGCCTGCTCTCGCCCGTGCTCTGCTACATCCTGTCCGCGCACAGCGCCGAATGGCTGGGCGGCTACCGGGTCGGCTTCGAGCTGCTGCTCATCAACGCCGGGCTGACCTGGCTGGGCCTCTGGCTCAGCGGCGTCGGGCTGCGGCGCGGATAA